In Capra hircus breed San Clemente chromosome 5, ASM170441v1, whole genome shotgun sequence, the DNA window GCACCCCTGCACCACCGTCATCTCGGTCCAAATCCAAGGGCTCCCGGCCCTGCTGCATCCCTGACAGCCCCTCAAGCCCGCAACCCTGCCCAAACCTCCTCTTCAGCAGCTCTCTTCAGCGCGGGCCCTTCGTcctcatcttcttcttcttcctcatcTGAGGAGCCAGAAATGGGTCATTGGGGGAAGGGCTGGAAGCTCCAGCAGAGACCCCCTGTGGCGGCCCTCAGCCCTGCTTTTAGTTCTTCAAACCCGCCCTGACGGTTCCTcgcccctccccaccttcctcgTCCCCTTCGTCCTCCTCCTCGCCGTCCTCGGcagtttcttcttcctcctcctcggcGCCGTTCTCCTCCTCCTGCGGGGACCGGGAGAGGGAGGCGGCAGGTTAGCCAGTGCCTCCACCCATCGTCCCCACCAATGGTAAGGGGCCTGGGCGGGCCCCCGGGGCGGGGCGACTTGGTGGGCGGGGTCACGGAAAGGCGGGCCCCGGGGGAACGTGGCTGGGGGCCCAGTGGGCAGGTGACCCCTGCGCACCTCCACCACCTCTTTCTTTCGCTCTTTCCGGcctgccttctcctccaccttctctttcttctccttcaggtcctacaagagagagaaagaggtcaCCTTCCTCTGACCACACATGATCTGCTGCCCTTAATTCCCTCCAGCTGCGCTTCTCCCTCCGCAGTGAGCTTGTGtgtcaagttgctcagtccaatcggactctttgcgaccccatggactgttgcccgccaggctcctctgtccatgggattctccagacaagaatactggagtt includes these proteins:
- the PTMS gene encoding parathymosin, encoding MSEKSVEAAAELSAKDLKEKKEKVEEKAGRKERKKEVVEEEENGAEEEEEETAEDGEEEDEGDEEDEEEEEDEDEGPALKRAAEEEDEADPKRQKTENGASA